Proteins from a single region of Hymenobacter aquaticus:
- a CDS encoding FGGY-family carbohydrate kinase gives MKKSIYAVFDIGKTNKKLILFDEDQQIIDEQLHVCTDVLDDDGFTCDHLPRLTEWVLRHWEELRRSPHYSVKGVNFTAYGASFVHLGADGQPVAPLYNYLKPIPDDIQRQFYAQLSQSPDEFAADTCSPRLGLLNSGLQLYWLKYAKPELYAQIHTSLHLPNYLSYLLTGEKFSDYTSVGCHTALWDYQRRQYHDWVRREGIDEKLAPLTKDSIASVVDGIMVGVGLHDSTSAVMPYLAENDEPFVLISTGTWSVTINPFNSQPLTPELLRRDCLSFMTPRGEATRASRVFLGREHDYQVERIASYFHVKPDFYRSIVLARPYDETSTLFMPACMAGTGPFPDQPAADWDLSGFRTASDAYQHLMHGLIHLLLESIHLVWQGEKTIFVDGGFARNPLFMQTLSWNFPKAEIRTLEVPQATALGALVHLEQGEAWKKTQLLFM, from the coding sequence ATGAAAAAGTCGATTTACGCCGTGTTCGACATCGGCAAGACCAACAAGAAGCTCATCCTCTTCGACGAGGACCAGCAGATTATCGACGAGCAGCTCCACGTCTGCACTGACGTGCTCGACGACGACGGCTTTACGTGCGACCATCTGCCCCGGCTCACCGAGTGGGTGCTCCGGCACTGGGAAGAGCTGAGGCGCAGTCCGCACTACTCGGTCAAGGGCGTCAATTTCACCGCTTATGGGGCCAGCTTCGTCCACCTCGGGGCCGACGGCCAGCCCGTGGCCCCGCTCTACAACTACCTCAAGCCCATTCCCGACGACATTCAGCGGCAGTTTTACGCCCAGCTAAGCCAGTCGCCCGACGAATTCGCGGCCGACACCTGCTCGCCCCGGCTGGGCCTGCTCAACTCGGGCTTGCAGCTTTACTGGCTCAAATACGCCAAGCCCGAGCTGTACGCGCAGATTCACACCTCGCTGCATTTGCCCAATTACCTTTCCTACCTGCTCACGGGCGAGAAGTTCAGCGACTACACCTCCGTGGGCTGCCACACGGCGCTGTGGGACTACCAGCGCCGCCAGTACCACGACTGGGTGCGCCGCGAGGGCATCGACGAAAAGCTCGCGCCCCTGACCAAGGACTCTATTGCCAGCGTTGTCGACGGTATCATGGTGGGCGTGGGCTTGCACGACAGCACCTCGGCCGTGATGCCCTACCTGGCCGAAAACGACGAGCCTTTCGTGCTGATTTCGACCGGCACCTGGTCTGTTACCATCAACCCCTTCAACAGCCAGCCGCTCACGCCCGAGCTGCTGCGCCGCGACTGCCTGAGCTTTATGACGCCCCGCGGCGAGGCCACCCGCGCCTCCCGGGTCTTCCTGGGCCGGGAGCACGACTACCAGGTGGAGCGCATTGCCAGCTACTTCCACGTCAAGCCCGATTTCTACCGCTCCATCGTGCTGGCCCGGCCCTACGACGAAACCTCCACCCTGTTTATGCCCGCCTGCATGGCCGGCACCGGCCCCTTCCCCGACCAGCCCGCCGCCGACTGGGACCTGTCGGGCTTCCGCACCGCCTCCGATGCCTACCAGCACCTGATGCACGGCCTGATTCACCTCCTGCTCGAATCCATCCACTTGGTGTGGCAGGGCGAGAAAACCATCTTCGTCGACGGCGGCTTTGCCCGCAACCCGCTCTTCATGCAAACCCTGAGCTGGAACTTCCCCAAAGCCGAAATCCGCACCCTGGAAGTCCCCCAGGCCACCGCCCTGGGCGCCTTAGTCCACCTGGAACAAGGCGAAGCCTGGAAAAAAACCCAGCTGCTGTTTATGTGA
- a CDS encoding four helix bundle protein, whose amino-acid sequence MEDTTRHFRLGDVEAYRISFALSNCVWDAVVCWNYLAQNTVGSQFIRAVDSVSANLAEGFGRYGKKDKIKFYRIARGSLMEALDWNEKAKARQLLTPEQYGHIFTQLQLLPKSINTLIKYTNTSLKE is encoded by the coding sequence ATGGAAGACACTACACGCCATTTTCGGTTGGGAGATGTGGAAGCGTACCGCATCAGCTTTGCGTTAAGCAATTGCGTGTGGGATGCCGTGGTGTGTTGGAATTATTTGGCGCAGAATACAGTCGGCTCACAGTTTATCAGGGCTGTCGATAGTGTTTCGGCTAACCTAGCAGAAGGATTTGGGCGCTACGGGAAGAAGGATAAAATCAAATTCTACCGGATAGCACGAGGCTCCTTGATGGAAGCGCTGGATTGGAATGAAAAAGCAAAAGCCCGTCAGCTTTTGACTCCTGAACAATACGGCCACATTTTCACCCAACTCCAGTTGCTACCCAAAAGCATCAATACGCTCATCAAATACACGAATACCAGTTTGAAGGAATAG
- a CDS encoding (Fe-S)-binding protein, translating into MRVALFIPCYVDQFYPQVGIASLQLLQKLGVRAHFPAQQTCCGQPLANSGCERDALPIYRHFVDTFQGYDYVVAPSGSCVYHVRKHFDKLEQTAEVQHVRAATYDLIDFITQILGVTELPGRFPHKVGLHLSCHGQRGLHQANESELTPVRDGQLRRLLASLEGIELTELDRNDECCGFGGTFCVSEEAISARMGQDRVQDHLRNGTTILTGGDMSCLMHLQGIVRRRQLPMQVLHAVEILNGEVVT; encoded by the coding sequence ATGCGCGTCGCCCTGTTCATTCCCTGCTACGTCGACCAGTTCTACCCGCAGGTGGGCATTGCTTCCTTACAGCTCCTGCAAAAGCTCGGCGTACGGGCCCACTTCCCCGCCCAGCAAACCTGCTGCGGGCAGCCGCTGGCCAACAGCGGCTGCGAGCGGGACGCGCTGCCCATCTACCGCCACTTCGTCGACACTTTCCAGGGCTACGACTACGTGGTGGCCCCCTCCGGCAGCTGCGTGTATCACGTGCGCAAGCACTTCGATAAGCTGGAGCAAACCGCCGAAGTGCAGCACGTGCGCGCCGCCACCTACGATTTGATTGACTTTATCACCCAAATCCTGGGCGTGACGGAGCTACCGGGCCGGTTTCCGCACAAAGTCGGGCTGCACCTGAGCTGCCACGGCCAGCGCGGCCTGCACCAGGCCAACGAGTCGGAGCTGACGCCGGTGCGCGACGGGCAGCTGCGCCGCCTGCTAGCTTCGTTGGAAGGCATTGAGCTCACCGAGCTAGACCGCAACGACGAGTGCTGCGGCTTCGGGGGCACCTTCTGCGTCTCGGAAGAGGCCATTTCCGCCCGCATGGGCCAGGATCGGGTGCAGGACCACCTGCGCAACGGCACCACCATCCTCACCGGCGGCGACATGTCGTGCCTGATGCACCTGCAAGGCATCGTCCGCCGCCGCCAGCTCCCCATGCAGGTCCTGCACGCGGTGGAGATTCTGAATGGTGAGGTGGTGACTTAG
- a CDS encoding lactate utilization protein B: protein MSHSLRAATFVADADRTTWHDETLWFVRQKRDKAVYAVPEFQELRELASQIKEHTLGRLDEYLKQFEAEARRNGVHVHWAADAAEHNDIILDIIRRHNDTRVVKSKSMLTEECHLNPHLLGHGIEVIDTDLGERIIQLREEAPSHLVLPAIHLKKEDVGATFHQHLGTEKGNHDPQQLTEAARQHLRAKFLAAEVAISGVNFAVAETGGVVICTNEGNADLGVNLARVHIASMGIEKLIPRLSDLGVFTRLLARSATGQPVTTYTSHYTKPADGRELHVVIVDNGRTQQLGRPDFRASLKCIRCGACMNTCPVYRRSGGHSYDFTVPGPIGAILSPNIDLKKHSSLPFASTLCGSCTDVCPVKIDIHTQLYKWRQVLAEAGEIPIAKKWSLRFMGRFLASPKAFGLGGKLARTGLRLLPHQLTHAQALNPWAVARELPEPPKQSFREWYARAVKQ from the coding sequence ATGAGCCACTCCCTTCGCGCTGCCACTTTCGTAGCTGATGCCGACCGCACCACCTGGCACGACGAAACCCTGTGGTTTGTGCGCCAGAAGCGCGACAAGGCCGTGTACGCCGTGCCCGAGTTTCAGGAGCTGCGGGAGCTGGCCTCCCAGATCAAGGAGCACACCCTGGGCCGGCTGGATGAGTATTTGAAGCAGTTTGAAGCTGAGGCCCGGCGCAACGGCGTGCACGTCCACTGGGCCGCCGACGCGGCCGAGCACAACGATATTATCCTCGATATTATCCGCCGCCATAACGACACGCGCGTGGTCAAGAGTAAGTCCATGCTGACCGAGGAGTGCCACCTGAATCCGCATTTGCTTGGGCACGGCATCGAGGTCATCGACACCGATTTGGGGGAGCGAATCATTCAGCTGCGGGAGGAGGCGCCGAGCCATTTAGTACTGCCGGCCATTCACCTCAAAAAGGAAGACGTGGGCGCCACGTTTCACCAGCATTTGGGCACTGAGAAAGGCAACCACGACCCGCAGCAGCTCACCGAAGCCGCCCGCCAGCATTTGCGGGCCAAGTTTCTGGCCGCCGAAGTGGCCATTTCGGGGGTCAACTTCGCCGTGGCCGAAACCGGCGGCGTGGTTATCTGCACCAACGAGGGCAACGCCGACCTGGGCGTGAACCTGGCCCGGGTCCACATTGCCAGCATGGGCATCGAAAAGCTGATTCCGCGCCTTTCTGACCTGGGCGTGTTTACCCGCCTGCTGGCCCGCAGCGCCACCGGCCAGCCCGTTACCACCTACACCTCGCACTACACCAAGCCCGCCGACGGCCGGGAGCTGCACGTCGTCATCGTCGACAACGGCCGCACCCAGCAGCTGGGCCGCCCCGACTTCCGGGCCTCGCTCAAGTGCATCCGCTGCGGGGCCTGCATGAACACCTGCCCGGTGTACCGGCGCAGCGGCGGCCACAGCTACGATTTCACCGTGCCCGGCCCCATCGGCGCGATTCTGTCGCCCAACATCGACCTGAAAAAGCATAGCTCCCTGCCCTTCGCCAGCACGCTCTGCGGCTCCTGCACCGACGTCTGCCCGGTCAAAATCGACATTCACACCCAGCTCTACAAGTGGCGGCAGGTGCTGGCCGAGGCCGGCGAAATTCCAATTGCCAAGAAGTGGAGCCTTAGGTTTATGGGCCGCTTCCTGGCCAGCCCCAAAGCCTTTGGCCTGGGCGGCAAACTGGCCCGCACCGGCCTGCGCCTGCTGCCCCACCAGCTCACTCACGCCCAAGCCCTCAACCCCTGGGCCGTAGCCCGGGAGCTGCCCGAGCCTCCCAAGCAAAGCTTCCGCGAATGGTACGCACGGGCGGTGAAACAGTGA
- a CDS encoding LutC/YkgG family protein, protein MSSSREKILAAARANKPAETPLPTVPDFGGDASVERFMAVLSSIGGRVVWVADPAQLGPVVQQLFPDARRTASNLFPATVGVHAQTPTSGLAEVDLAVLPGEIGVAENGAVWLPEANMLHRALPTVTQHLVLVLDHRHIVATMHQAYARLPNTGGYGAFVAGPSKTADIEQSLVIGAHGARSLVLVLY, encoded by the coding sequence TTGTCTTCTTCGCGCGAAAAAATTCTGGCGGCGGCCCGGGCTAACAAGCCGGCTGAAACGCCCTTGCCTACCGTTCCCGACTTCGGCGGCGATGCCTCCGTGGAGCGGTTCATGGCGGTGCTGAGCAGCATTGGCGGCCGGGTAGTATGGGTAGCCGATCCGGCGCAGCTGGGTCCCGTGGTCCAGCAGCTGTTTCCCGACGCCCGGCGCACCGCCTCGAACCTGTTTCCGGCCACCGTAGGCGTGCACGCCCAGACGCCCACCAGCGGGCTGGCCGAGGTAGACCTGGCCGTGCTGCCCGGCGAAATCGGGGTGGCGGAAAATGGGGCCGTCTGGCTGCCCGAGGCCAATATGCTGCACCGGGCCCTGCCCACCGTGACCCAGCACCTCGTGCTGGTACTCGACCACCGCCATATCGTGGCCACCATGCACCAGGCCTACGCCCGGCTGCCCAACACCGGCGGCTACGGCGCGTTCGTAGCGGGTCCTTCCAAAACGGCGGATATCGAGCAGTCCCTGGTCATTGGGGCGCATGGCGCGCGTAGTCTGGTGCTGGTGCTGTACTAA